The genomic segment CGGCCATCCAGGCCATAATCGGCAGAAGCCAAGGGTAGAGCATATTGTACGGCGACTGGCTGGCATCCGTAGTCGACCAGCTATGAATCGTTTTGTCGAGCACAATGTAGATAACGGATTGCACGCCCATCAGTATGAACGCCCAGAGATAACCGGTAAACATGCTGTGAAGCACATAAGGCCCGTAACCAGGCTCTTTAACCCGGGCCCAGGCATTGATGCCTGCTTTGCGCCAAAGCCCGTCTCCTCCGACCAGGGAGAAGTACAGAAGAGCGGACATGACGAGGTTGAAGACCGTTTGAACAATCATGCCGACGGTAAGTGCAAAACCGGAAAGCCCTTCTGCTTCAAACGCCGGCAGCATGTTGTAGCTGCTGAATGTGGCAACTGCAAAATAAAAGGCACTCAGGAATATCCCCCTCTTGAAAGAGGTATGATGCCGGGACAAAGCACTGTAAACAATGGCAAGCACGCCAAGTACGAACGTGAGGAGCCCGTATCCCAGCATGGTGAGCCACTTCGCCTTTGACGTTTCCTTTTCCACATAGGCTGTATGCGTTTCAGGGATGGAGAAAGCCGGCTGGAAGGAATGAATTGCTCCGTCTTCAAAAGCAAACTTCAACTGGAGATTCGAGCTCCCGATCGACTTGCTTGGATCCGTATAGAGGAGTCCTGCATCGCTGCCGCCAGTGGAAACCTCCAGTTTTCCGGTATCATATCCCAGCTTCTGAAGCCAAGGCTCTGCAAGCTGCTCTTTATCCTGAAGAGTCATATTGCCTTCAACAATCCTCAGTTTACTATCACGCATTTTCTTATTGGTCTCCGCCATCGCAACCGCATATTTCGAATATTGCGGTGTCACGGAAAACGCAATGACTTTGCCTGAATTCATATGTATGTCGACACTGGTATAGCCATTGTCTCCCTGCTCGGTCAAACGGACGCGGAAGACATCATAAGGATAGTTCTTTTCGTATGTTTTATTGTATTTATCCAGAAGCTTCTCCTTGGATAAATATCCGAATAACTCGGAACTGGACTGATAGGTAACGAGCGCTTCCTTACTCATGTCGATCTGAAGGTGAAGCGTATTTTGCGCGAATGCCACGGCGGCGCTTTGCGCCTGCTCCTTGCTGATGACCTTGGTGTCCTGCTGCTCGAGCGTATCTGATGCTGTGGAAGGCAGGACTTGGAACAGGACAAATAGAACAAGACCGATGACCGCGAACACTCCCAGCCGTTTATAATTGACTTTGAGCTGAAGTGGTTGTCCGACGGGATTCATGAAATGCCCCCTTTAACATGGTTATATTGTGGTTATATACATAGTATAAACGTAAACATAGCATACGATGTCCACTTAAAGCCAGTTTTCTCCCGTTTGAAGCATGAAAAAACGATGAAAATCAAGGAAAAGTTTTGTAAACCCGAGAAAATGGCAGACTTATATGAGAATTGTGATGTAATCTGGCTGTATTTCGGGGTTTTCATTCAAATAATGGCTTTGTGATGTAAAACAATAAGGATTATAATTTTGATGCAATTGAATAATATATACGCCGAATTTCCGTTCGAAAACGGGGGAACCATTATTTAGGGGTGAATTTCGTTGTAATGCAGCGAATAGGGCAACCTGTGCATGCCCGAATCCGTCAGCTAACCTCGTAGGCGTTATGCAGCAGGAGCCCAAACCGAAAGGCATTGGATTTCCGATGCTTTTTTTCTTTTGACTTTTTTAAAGAGGTGACTATGTTGACAGCTAAATTCAAATGGTTTCGATTGGCGCCCCCGCAAATTCTGGTTCTGGGGTTCGCTGGTATTATTCTGATCGGGGCCATACTTCTCACCTTGCCGATTTCGAATACAACGGGCAAGCCGCTTCGTTTTATTGACGCTTTATTCACTGCGACATCGGCAACATGTGTTACGGGATTGGTTGTCAAAGATACAGGTACTTTCTTCAGCACCTTCGGACAAGTTGTGATCATGCTGCTCATTCAGGTGGGCGGACTCGGCATCATGACGATGGCAACGTTATTCTCCCTGGCGCTGAAGCGCAAGATTTCACTGCGTGACCGCTTAATACTGCAGGAAGCGATGAACCAGAATACAATGGAAGGCATCGTGCGCCTGATTCGTAAGGTTCTGATTTTTTCACTCGCCATTGAAGGCTGCGGAGCGATTTTGTTTGCCATCCGCTGGTCATTTGATATGCCGCTTGGCAGGGCAATATACTTCGGGATTTTTCACGGTGTATCGATGTTCAACAATGCGGGTTTTGATCTGTTTGGACACTTTAACAGCCTCACGGGTTATGTATATGATCCACTCGTGAATATTGTTGTGATGTTCTTGATTGTATCAGGGGGGATCGGCTTCATCGTTTTGTCTGACCTGGTAGAGTATCACAATAAACGCAAGCTCTCACTGCATACAAAAGTCGTGCTGTCGATGACAGGAGCATTGATATTGGCCGGAGCAGTGGTAATTTTTGTTTTCGAATTCACGAATCCCAGAACGCTTGGATCTCTGAACTGGGGCGGCAAAATTCTCGCATCTTTCTTCCAGTCGGTCACCCCGCGTACAGCAGGCGCAAACACACTGGATTTGGCGAGTATGCGTCAAGCTTCCCAATTCTTCATGGTTATATTGATGTTTATCGGTGCTTCGCCGGGATCTACCGGAGGGGGGATCAAGACCACGACCTTCACCATTCTGGTTGGAGCGGTCATTGCGATGATCCGTGGCCGTGATGATATCGTGCTGTTCCGTTACCGCTTGGCACAGGAGCGTATTTTCAAAGCATTGACGATTACCTTCCTGGCTCTATTCCTGGTGGTAGGGGTGTCCATGGTGCTCTCTACGACGGAGGACAGTAACTTTTTGACCATTCTGTATGAAACGACCTCGGCGTTCGGCACGGTTGGACTATCCTTGGGGCTCACTCCCCACTTAACGCTGGTTGGCAAGATCCTGATCTGTCTCACGATGTTTGCCGGACGACTGGGACCACTTACACTCGCGTATGCACTGGGTCCTAAAAAGGGCAAAGAGTTATATCGTCATCCCGAAGGGAAAATTATTATCGGTTAGATGTGTTAGAGAAAATAGAAATTTGATTATATAAGGAGTATCAGTAGAGAAATGAAAACACAGCAGTTTGTCGTCATCGGTCTGGGGCGTTTTGGCTCGAGTCTTGCATTGGAGCTTATCGATCTGGGGTATGAGGTGCTTGGAATTGACAAGAATGAAGAAGTAGTCAGCAATATGAGCGAGTACCTGACGCATGCGGTCGTAGCCGATGCCACGGATGAGGAAGTATTGAAATCACTGGGCATCCGGAATTTTGACTGCGGGGTTGTAGCCATTGGCGATGATATTCAAATGAGCATTCTCGCCGCGATTTTGCTGAAGGACTTGGGTGTTCGCACAGTCGTTGCCAAAGCGATATCGATCCTTCATGGGCGCGCCTTAGCGAAGCTTGGCGTTGACCGGGTGATTTTTCCGGAAAGAGATATGGGAATTCGCGTGGCCCATCAGCTCGTCACACCGAACCTGCTGGATTACATCGAGTTATCCAAAGAGTACAGTATCGTGGAAATGACGGTGCCTGAAACGCTGAACGGCAAAACGCTGAGCGAGGTCAATACGCGTGCCAAATTCGGCTGCAGCATTGTTGCATTGCACCGCGACGGGAAAATTATTGTCGCTCCCACAGCGATGGATCAGCTACATGCAGGAGATATCATGGTCATTATCGGTGCAAATAGCAATATAGACCGCTTCGAGAGCGAAGCCGTAAATGTAAACTAGAGCGGGAAGTGGCCAATTGTGGAATCTTCAACTACAGAAATCATTCATCATATATTAATTCTTCTGCTCTTCATCATTACGGTGGGGATGCTGGCCGGAAGGCTGGCCTCCTGGCTGAAGCTGCCGGATGTTGCTGTATTTATTATCGCAGGTATGGTGCTCGGAAGAGGACTGCATCTGATTAATGCGGCGAGCAGCTCCCTGATCAACCAGCTGATATTGACGGTAGGCTCGGCACTGATTCTCTTCGACGGCGGTAGGAATTTGCGGCTCAGCGGACTGAAAAAGGTATGGATTACGCTTTCTCTGCTCAGTGTCCCCGGAGTGATTATCACGACAGCCGTCGTGGGTACAGCAGTTCATTTTTTATTTGGACTCGATTGGATATTCTCTTTGCTTGCGGCTGCCGTTATTGCATCAACGGATCCAGCTTCGATTATTCCGGTCTTTAAGCAGGTCAAGATTAAGGAGCGGGTAAGAGAGACCGTAGAGAGTGAGTCGGCATTCAATGATGCTACCGGCTCAATCCTTACCTTCGCTTTGCTTGCAGCAGTTACCGGCGGGAAATCGCTGCAGATCGGTAACATGGCCTGGGATTTTGTGAAAACGGCTGTAGGCGGTATTGTAGTCGGCGCCGTGGTAGCGATTATATTAACCTATTTGGTGGCGCATTTCCGTCTAGGCGTGCTTAAGGATTACACGACCATTGCTATGATCGTTGTTGCACTTTCTTCCTATTTAATAGGAGATATGCTTCACGTGAGCGGATTTATGGCAACCTTCGTAGCCGGACTGATCTGGGGCAATGCCGATACAATGGGCCTTTCCATGGATGATAAGCTGGAGGAAACGGGAACCTTTGCGGATAACACCAGCGTCATGATGCGAATGCTGATCTTTATCCTGCTGGGCAGCCAGGTTGATTTCCGCGCGTTGGGTGACTATTTCTGGCCGAGTCTGGCAGCGGTGCTGATTCTGATGTTTATTGCCCGCCCGCTGACCGTGCTGCTGTGTGCGCTTCCGGATCGTAAGGTGAAGTGGTCCTGGCGTGAGCTTCTTTTCATGATGTGGGTACGTGAAACCGGTGTGATTCCCGCGGCGCTCTCCGGCATGATTGTGGGGATGGGTGTAGCACATGCAGGCATGATATCTGCAGTCACGTTCATGGCCATTATGCTAACCATTCTGCTGCAGGCCAGCACTACCGGTTTCGTTGCCCGGAAGCTTGGACTTGAGATTAAATCTGGAGATAAAACGCGAGGCGTCTGATAATTCTTCAATTTATTGATTGTGATGGTTTGAATCGTACTCTCCTTATATATGAGCAATAAGCTGCTCCTCGCTGTAGAACAAACTACATTGAAGGGCAGCTCTTTTTCTAAAATGATGGAATATGAGTACCCTGCTGAACATATTGGCCAAATATAGATTTGGTTTCCTCTATCCAACGTTTGGCCCCAGCACTGAGTCCTCCGTTTTCCGAGTAGATCAGCGAGGTGGTGCGCCGGGTTTCTTTTAAAGCCGGGATATGAATCGTAACAAGACCATTATCATCCATCAGTTGACTGCGCAGATAAGATTTTGGCAGAAGGGCTGCCGCCTTGCACGCCGGGAGCAGCCGCACAATGGCCTCAAACGAATCCATCTCCATTCGGATATCTGGAACCACGCCTGCACGATGAAAAAGTTCATCGGTAAGTTTACGATACCAGGTTCCCGTTGAGAATATAATCATGGGGAGACTGTGCAGCATGTCCATGCTCACATCCCCCTGCTCGGTGAGTGGATGGTTTTCGGGAAGCACCAGCTCCAGATGATCGTCAAACAAAGCGGTGCAGCGCAGCCCGGGCTCCTCAATGGAAGAGGCCACAATCCCGGCGTCTAGCTTTTTATCGCGGACAGCGGATACGATTTCATGCGTTTTGCCCGTGATAAGCTTCAGCTCTGCTGTAGGATGCTTTTCCATGAAGGCGGTTACGAGCGGCGGCAGTGTCGTCTGCAGCGTTGTCAGACTTGCTCCCAGCGTAACGGAAATCTGGTCGTCACCTTTATACTTGGCAATCATCTGCATGAATTTAAGGTTCTGCTGCCGCTGTTCAAGTGCGAAGTTATAGGCAGTCTGTCCGAAAGCGGTGAGCTCAAGTCTTTTGCCGCGCCGGTTAAACAGGCTGACACCCAGCTCATCCTCCAGTTTGGAGATTTTGCGGGAAAGGGCAGGTTGGGACAGATTTAGCAGCTTGGATGCCTTATTCAGGCTGGATTGTTCAACAATCGTGGCGAATACGTCCAAATCCTCGAACATCGGGTTCACCTTCTCTATGTGGTTATTAAATAGATCACTGCAATTGTGCAACCGTATTGTCGCTTATGCATCTAAATTATAACGATTAATAATTATATTGCAATTCCATTATAAGAAAAAAAAGAGTAACATGAAATATGCCACAAGTTGTTCACACTTTAGATGTGGATGACCGTGAAATGTCGAAAAATGAAATATGAAAACGTTGTAATGTGAGAAAGGGGCACGTCAATCTATGAATGGTTATTATTCCAGAAAGCTGCATTCGCTTCTTGGAGTCATTCCGCTCGGCTTGTTTTTCATTGAACATGCGCTGACGAATTTTGGCGCATTCGAGGGAGGTCTCGCACGGTTTAATGCCGGCGTAAAGCTGCTTAATGACCTTCCACTGCTTTATGTACTTGAGTGGGTGTTGATCTACATCCCGCTGATTTACCATGGCGTGTTCGGTTTGTATATTGCCTATCAGGCGAAGCCGAATAACGGCCGCTTCCAGTATTCGCGCAACTGGCGCTATACGTTTCAGCGGATCACAGGTGTCATTACGTTTGTATACGTGATTTGGCATGTGTATGAAACTCGTGTTCAGATAGCGCTTGGTCATGTGACGCATGAAGAACTTGCAGGCACCATGCACAACATCATGATTCAGCCGGGACTGTTCACCTTGTACCTGATCGGCGTCATATCTGCATCGTTCCACTTTGCCAATGGTCTCTGGTCCTTCTTGGTAAGCTGGGGCATCACGGTGGGACCGCGCGCGCAGCGTGTATCTTCTTACATCTGCATGACGATGTTTGTGTTGGTGGCTCTGATGTTCGTGCTGTCCATGGTCGCATTCCGCAGAGCGGAATTCCAGGAAGCAACCGCATTGCTTGATACAGTGAAGTTAGTTCTTAGTTAAGGAGAGTGAGCGTGAATGGCAACAAATAATATCATTATCGTGGGCGGCGGTCTGGCTGGTCTGATGGCTACCATCAAATCAGCAGAAGCAGGCGTCCATGTTCACTTGTTTTCTTTGGTCCCTGTAAAAAGATCGCATTCCGTATGTGCGCAGGGTGGAATTAACGGAGCCGTTAACACCAAAGGTGAAGGCGACTCCCCGTGGATCCACTTTGACGATACCGTGTATGGCGGTGACTTCCTTGCCAACCAGCCTCCGGTAAAAGCAATGTGTGAAGCGGCACCAGGCATTATTCACCTGATGGACCGCATGGGCGTTATGTTCAACCGGACCCCGGAAGGTCTGCTTGACTTCCGTCGGTTTGGTGGCACCAAGCATCACCGTACGGCGTATGCGGGTGCAACGACAGGCCAACAGCTGCTGTATGCGCTGGATGAGCAGGTACGCCGCCATGAAGCGGAAGGACTTGTTACGAAGCATGAGCATTGGGAATTCCTGTCCGCTGTTATTGATGACGATGGCGTATGCCGCGGCATTTGTGCACAGGATCTGCGTACGATGGAAGTTCATACGTTTGCTGCGGATGCAGTTATTCTTGCAAGCGGAGGCCCTGGCATCGTATTCGGCAGAACGACCAACTCGGTCATCAATACCGGTACGGCAGCAAGTGCTGTATACCAACAGGGCGTTCATTACGCGAACGGCGAATTCATCCAGATTCATCCGACGGCTATTCCAGGGGATGATAAGCTGCGCCTCATGTCCGAATCCGCACGTGGTGAAGGCGGACGGATCTGGACGTACAAAGACGGCAAGCCTTGGTATTTCCTTGAAGAGAAATATCCGGCTTACGGCAACCTCGTTCCGCGGGATATCGCGACTCGCGAAATCCATGACGTGTGCGTGAACCAAGGACTTGGTGTAAACGGCGAGAACATGGTTTATCTCGATCTGTCGCATAAAGATCCGAAGGAACTGGATGTTAAGCTTGGCGGCATCATCGAAATCTACGAAAAATTCGTAGGCGATGATCCGCGTAAAATCCCGATGAAAATTTTCCCGGCCGTGCATTACTCCATGGGCGGCATGTGGGTTGATTACAACCAAATGACTAATATTCCTGGTCTGTTTGCAGCCGGCGAATGTGATTATCAATACCACGGTGCAAACCGTCTGGGGGCAAACTCACTTGTATCCGCCATTTATGGCGGTATGGTAGCCGGACCGAAAGCGGTCGAATATACCAGAGGACTTAAGAAATCCGCTGCTGACGTACCGTCGAGCGTTTTCGAAAGATATAAAAAGCAGCAGGATGACAAATACGAGAACATCCTCAAAATGGATGGTAATGAGAATGCGTACGGCCTGCATAAAGAGCTGGGCGAAATGATGAACGCTAACATGACGGTGGTTCGTTATAACGACAAGCTGGAGCAAACGATCGGCAAAATCAAAGACATGAAGCAGCGCTACAAGAATATCAACATTAACGATAAATCACGCTGGAACAATCCGGGTGCGTCCTTTACGCGCCAGCTGTGGAACATGCTTGAGCTTGCCGAAGCCATGACGCTTGGAGCGCTGCTGCGCAACGAGAGCCGCGGCGCGCATTATAAGCCGGAGTTCCCGGATCGTAACGATGAAGAATTCCTGAAAACCACCAAAGCGACTTGGACGCCGGATGGCCCGGAAATTTCCTATGAGCCGGTAGACGTTTCGTTGATCCCGCCGCGGATCCGCGACTATTCCAAAGAAAAGTAAGAAGGGGGATTTGACATGGCGGAACAAACTGCTTCTACCAAAAAAGTGAAGTTTATTATTACCCGTCAGGACAGCCCGGACGCTGCATCATATGTTGAGGAGTTCGAGCTTCCTTATCGCCCGGGTATGAACGTAATCAGTGCCTTGATGGAAATCCAGCGTAACCCGCAGAACAACAAGGGCGAAAAAGTAGCACCGGTGTGCTGGGAATCGAACTGTCTTGAGGAGGTCTGCGGTGCCTGCTCCATGGTCATCAACGGTAAACCCCGTCAGGCCTGCGCAGCGCTGATCGACAAGCTGGAACAGCCAATCCGCGTACAGCCGATGAGAACTTTCCCGGTTGTCCGTGACCTTGTGATTGACCGCAGCCGGATGTTTAACGCCCTGAAGCGCGTCAAAGCATGGATTCCTATCGACGGCACGTATGATCTCGGTCCTGGACCGCGTATGCCGGAGAAAAAACGCCAATGGGCCTATGAGCTTTCCAAGTGCATGACATGCGGCGTTTGTTTGGAAGCTTGCCCGAACGTGAATGACAAAACCGACTTTATCGGTCCTGCAGCGATTTCCCAGGTTCGTCTGTTCAATGCTCATCCAACGGGTGAAATGAATGCCGACGAGCGTCTGGATACTCTGATGGATGACGGTGGTATTGAGGGCTGCGGCAACTCGCAGAACTGCGTACGTTCTTGTCCAAAGGGGATTCCGCTGACGACTTCCATTGCGGAAATCAACAAGCAGTCCACCAAGCATCTGTTCAAAAAATGGCTTAGCGTCTAAACTGAAGCCTGTCAATGAAAGAGCCTCCTGCAACGCAGCGCCAAGCTGCAGAGCGGGGGCTCTTTTTTGTTGATATTTTCTAGCCCAACCTATTCTTATGACCCTTTATAATGATATAGGCTGCTGCTTTGTAAATGTAATTTGTTTCAGGCTGCGTTTAAAACTGTGCAGAGGGGTAATCAAAATTAAGGAATTCTATCACAAAAAAATATAAAAGATTACGGATCGGACAGGTCTATGACCAGCGATTCCTGTAATATGCGGGAGCGTGCTTAGTCATGTCATGGTGGATGTGGATTCTCAATGTGGCGGGTTTGATTGTGCTGATGTATATTTTCTACAGCCTGGAGAAAAAATGGACGAGCAAAGCGGTGCTGCTGGCGCCCATCATTATCTACGTGCTGGTATCTCTGGAGGATCTGTTCGGGTTGATTGATCTGATGACAATCGTGCCCGGGAATGGGGGAATGAGGGTGCTCATCCTTCTGTTCTGTCTGGTCTCCGTTATCTTTTATGTTCTGTATATATTTAACCGGATCGCTGAATCTGCGCTGAATAAAAAGAAGGTTTACATGAAGACACTGCTGATCCGCATCAGTACGGCTGCTCTGACCTGTGTCTTCTTTTTCACGATTATTTATACGTCTATTTACAAGCTGTTTGGACACCACACATTTGATGGCGAGAATATCGGCAATGATCTGCTCAGTCAGCTCATATCCTTTTTGTACTTCAGTGTGGCGACTTTCGTCACGGTCGGTTATGGTGATATCTCTCCCGTAGACAGTACGTCGAGGCTGGCGGTCATTATGGAAATTGCCTTCAGCTTTATTACGGTGGCTTACGCCCTGTCCATGCTGAGCGTGTTCCGCAGGATCTTCAGTCCAGGTCCCGATGACAAGCTGCCGGAAGAGATGTAGGTAAAATGCTGAGTGGGGCCTTATCTTAAGGCTTTAGAAGCTTGCGCAAATATTTCAAACCGTTCTTGGACGATGGATAGCGGAATGTAAAATCAAACATGTTGGTTTGCTTCAGGACGCTTTTGTAATGTGTGAAAGTGTCGAAGCTGCCCTGCCCATGATAAGCGCCCATGCCGCTCTCGCCGACACCGCCAAAAGGCAGGTAAGGGGTGGCGATATGCATAAGCGTATCGTTAATGCAGCCGCCGCCGTAGGAAACGCTGCCGACAACTGCTTCCTCGATCTCGGGCTCCCGTGTAAACAGATAGAGAGCAAGCGGCTTCGGACGATCATTGATCATGTCAATGGCCTCCTGGATGCGGTCATATTCAATAATTGGCAGAATAGGACCAAAGATCTCTTCCTGCATCACGGGCATATCCCATGTTACCTGATCCAGCATTGTAGGCTCAATGGTCAGATGGTCCGGTGCGGTTTTGCCGCCGCTGGCGACTGTTCCGTTTTGCAGAAACGAAGCAAGTCTTTGAAAATGCTTTTCAGATACAATACGTCCATAAGATGGATTCGATAAAGGATCAGGACCATAGAACTCCTTAATGGATTCCTGAATGTATGCAATCAGCTCGGTCTTCACGCTTCGGTGCACAAGCAAGTAGTCGGGGGCGATGCAGGTCTGCCCGGCATTGGTGAATTTTCCGAAAACGATGCGCTGGGCTGTAAGCTTCAGCGGGGCATCGGCGTGTACGATGCAGGGGCTTTTGCCACCAAGCTCCAAAGTCAGCGGGATCAGCTGCTTGGCGGCTGCCTGCATGACAATTTTGCCGACATTTACGCTGCCTGTGAAGAAGATATAGTCGACAGGCTGGGCCAGCAGCTCCTGACTGACCTCAGGACCGCCTTCCACCACAGCGATGTATTCCTCTTCATAGACGCTGCCCAGCATCTCCGACAGCAAGGCAGACATGGTGGGTGTCAGCTCCGACGGCTTCATGACCACGGTATTGCCGGCAGCGAGGGCGCCAATCAAGGGGGACACCGCCAACTGGAAAGGATAATTCCAGGGGGCTATAATGAGTGTTGTACCATAAGGCTCAGGTATAATCCGCCCTTTGCTTCCAAAATGCGTAAGCGCTGTCTTTGCCTTCCTGGGTGCCATCCAACTGCGTAAATGCTTGATCGTGAAGGATAATTCTTCATAGACAATACCGATTTCCGTAGAATAAGCTTCAAATTCGCTTTTATTCAAATCCTTCTTTAAAGCCTCGATGACCTGCTTCTCGTAAGCTACCAGCACATCTCTCAGCTTCTTCAGCTGACGCAGGCGAAATTCGTAAGGGCGGGTAGCGCCGCTTCTGTAAAAATGTTTTTGTTTCTGAATAAGGTTTGCCATGGTATCGTTATACATATAGCTTCATCCTTTTCCGTTCATTCGATTTCAATTTCTATTATACAGGGAGTTTCCAGTAAATGAAAAACAGCCCGAAGTCCGGCATGATGACGCGAAGGGCGTTTTTAAAGCGCGGCCGAGCGGCCATTTTTGGTGCCGGCATGCTGACCGGGGGGTACGCCTGGTTGTGGGAGCCGAGACAGCTTGAAGTAACACGTCTGACCCTCCGCTTTTCCAGGCTTCCCGCCGTATTTGACGGCCTCGTTATAGCTCAGTTTAGTGATCTTCATCTGGGCTTTCACTCACGCGAAAGCGATATTGTACAGCTGGCAGAGGCAGTGGAGGCCGAATCGCCGGATATGATCTGCTTTACCGGTGACGCCGTGGACTCCGGTACGGATGCCATGCCGGACTATATTCCGGTGCTTTCTTCTATGAAGGCAGATTTGGGGAAATATGCGATTCTTGGCAATCATGATTATCTGGTTCATCCGGATCGTGTCAACGATATGCTTCATACGGCAGGCTTTAAGGTGCTGAGAAACGAGCATGCCCTGGTGAACCACCAAGGGGAGAGCATTGCCGTGGTTGGTCTCGATGATCAGCTTATGGGTCAGCCCGATCCGGAGCAAGGGTTAAGGGGTGTCCCCGAGGGCTTGTTTACCCTGCTGATGATGCATGAGCCGGATTATGCCGACACCGCCGTCTTGTATCCATTTGATCTGCAGATTTCTGGACACAGCCATGGAGGTCAGGTACGGCTTCCGTTTCTGGGAGCGCTGCTTACGCCGCCGGGATCGAGACGTTATATAATGGGAAAATATGCGGTTGGAGACCGTTCCATGCCACTATATGTAAACCGCGGCATTGGAGAAACACATCTTCCTGTACGTTTCCTATGCAAACCGGAGCTCACCATATTTACGCTGAAAGCAATCAACTCTTAAATGGGTATAACACCCTGGGCATTGTTTACTTAGGAAAAAGAAGGAGAGGGATGGGGATGTTAGCGGAAAAATTTCAATTTTTGCCGATGCTTGAGGGGGAGCGTTTGTCGCTTAAGCAGATTGAGAAAAAGGATGCCCCGAGCGTCATAGCTATTCTCTCCGACCCGCTTGTGATGAAATATGTCACGCAGGGGACGTTCTTCAGCTTCTCAAGATCAAGACGCGTTGCAGCCGAACTGCTGAATACAAGACGACCGGATTCCATGCATTATGGCATTTGGCTGCCGGAGACGGAAAGTCCCGTAGGCGTGGTTTCCCTGCAAAACTTGCGGCTGGAGCGCCGCGAAGCCATGATCGGCTACATGGTGGACCACAGGTTCTGGCATCGGGGACTGGCTACCGAAGCCTTGGGCATCCTGCTAAGATATGCATTTAACGAGCTTCATCTGGAGCGTATTGAAGGCAGATGCCATGCCGTTAACTCAGCCTCGGAACATGTCATGCAAAAGAATGGAATGGTGCTGGAACGCACGCTGAATCAGAAGAGAATGTTTTTCGCAGCACCGCTCGAAATGAAAATTTACAGTCTTACGGATCAACAATATCAGGCCCGCATTGCAGGTGCTGAGCATGTTTGTAAGGATTGAAGGGAGATTAGGACAGCAAGGTGAAGGCAGAAACATGGTTTAGACATCCGGCAGGCATTTTAATCAGTTCCGCAGGAGCAACGCTGCTCTGGGGAAGCGCGCTGCCTGTTATTAAGATCAGCTATCGGCATTTTCAAATTGATTCCAAGAACGTATTCGGGGAATGGGTGTTTGCGGGCTACCGTTTTGCGCTTGCAGGCCTCATTCTGATGGTTTTAGCTACGCTGATGGGACAGACCCGTCGCAGTGGCAGACAGCCGCTCTCGCTGACTCGTATCGTGCGTCTGGGATTCATTCAGACCTTTATGCAGTATCTCGTGCTGTATGCGGGGCTGAGCTTCAGTTCGGGGATCGAGGGCTCGATTCTAGTCGGCTCGACCTCTCTGTTCCAGATTTTGTCGGCAAG from the Paenibacillus sp. J23TS9 genome contains:
- a CDS encoding LysR family transcriptional regulator, translating into MFEDLDVFATIVEQSSLNKASKLLNLSQPALSRKISKLEDELGVSLFNRRGKRLELTAFGQTAYNFALEQRQQNLKFMQMIAKYKGDDQISVTLGASLTTLQTTLPPLVTAFMEKHPTAELKLITGKTHEIVSAVRDKKLDAGIVASSIEEPGLRCTALFDDHLELVLPENHPLTEQGDVSMDMLHSLPMIIFSTGTWYRKLTDELFHRAGVVPDIRMEMDSFEAIVRLLPACKAAALLPKSYLRSQLMDDNGLVTIHIPALKETRRTTSLIYSENGGLSAGAKRWIEETKSIFGQYVQQGTHIPSF
- a CDS encoding CPBP family intramembrane glutamic endopeptidase, yielding MNPVGQPLQLKVNYKRLGVFAVIGLVLFVLFQVLPSTASDTLEQQDTKVISKEQAQSAAVAFAQNTLHLQIDMSKEALVTYQSSSELFGYLSKEKLLDKYNKTYEKNYPYDVFRVRLTEQGDNGYTSVDIHMNSGKVIAFSVTPQYSKYAVAMAETNKKMRDSKLRIVEGNMTLQDKEQLAEPWLQKLGYDTGKLEVSTGGSDAGLLYTDPSKSIGSSNLQLKFAFEDGAIHSFQPAFSIPETHTAYVEKETSKAKWLTMLGYGLLTFVLGVLAIVYSALSRHHTSFKRGIFLSAFYFAVATFSSYNMLPAFEAEGLSGFALTVGMIVQTVFNLVMSALLYFSLVGGDGLWRKAGINAWARVKEPGYGPYVLHSMFTGYLWAFILMGVQSVIYIVLDKTIHSWSTTDASQSPYNMLYPWLLPIMAWMAGISEEAVYRLFGIPMLKKLVRNTFVACLIPTLIWALGHTLYPIYPVITRPIELTVIGLLFSFIFLKHGYIAVMFSHVVFDSVLMSFSLFALGDIPDILAGIVTIIMPAIVAYIVYLFNRKKKKEPYIMTPHPEGLQ
- a CDS encoding TrkA family potassium uptake protein; translation: MKTQQFVVIGLGRFGSSLALELIDLGYEVLGIDKNEEVVSNMSEYLTHAVVADATDEEVLKSLGIRNFDCGVVAIGDDIQMSILAAILLKDLGVRTVVAKAISILHGRALAKLGVDRVIFPERDMGIRVAHQLVTPNLLDYIELSKEYSIVEMTVPETLNGKTLSEVNTRAKFGCSIVALHRDGKIIVAPTAMDQLHAGDIMVIIGANSNIDRFESEAVNVN
- a CDS encoding TrkH family potassium uptake protein — encoded protein: MLTAKFKWFRLAPPQILVLGFAGIILIGAILLTLPISNTTGKPLRFIDALFTATSATCVTGLVVKDTGTFFSTFGQVVIMLLIQVGGLGIMTMATLFSLALKRKISLRDRLILQEAMNQNTMEGIVRLIRKVLIFSLAIEGCGAILFAIRWSFDMPLGRAIYFGIFHGVSMFNNAGFDLFGHFNSLTGYVYDPLVNIVVMFLIVSGGIGFIVLSDLVEYHNKRKLSLHTKVVLSMTGALILAGAVVIFVFEFTNPRTLGSLNWGGKILASFFQSVTPRTAGANTLDLASMRQASQFFMVILMFIGASPGSTGGGIKTTTFTILVGAVIAMIRGRDDIVLFRYRLAQERIFKALTITFLALFLVVGVSMVLSTTEDSNFLTILYETTSAFGTVGLSLGLTPHLTLVGKILICLTMFAGRLGPLTLAYALGPKKGKELYRHPEGKIIIG
- a CDS encoding sodium:proton antiporter, with amino-acid sequence MESSTTEIIHHILILLLFIITVGMLAGRLASWLKLPDVAVFIIAGMVLGRGLHLINAASSSLINQLILTVGSALILFDGGRNLRLSGLKKVWITLSLLSVPGVIITTAVVGTAVHFLFGLDWIFSLLAAAVIASTDPASIIPVFKQVKIKERVRETVESESAFNDATGSILTFALLAAVTGGKSLQIGNMAWDFVKTAVGGIVVGAVVAIILTYLVAHFRLGVLKDYTTIAMIVVALSSYLIGDMLHVSGFMATFVAGLIWGNADTMGLSMDDKLEETGTFADNTSVMMRMLIFILLGSQVDFRALGDYFWPSLAAVLILMFIARPLTVLLCALPDRKVKWSWRELLFMMWVRETGVIPAALSGMIVGMGVAHAGMISAVTFMAIMLTILLQASTTGFVARKLGLEIKSGDKTRGV